In Citrus sinensis cultivar Valencia sweet orange chromosome 4, DVS_A1.0, whole genome shotgun sequence, one DNA window encodes the following:
- the LOC102616032 gene encoding transcription factor MYB106-like, producing MGRSPCCEKVGLKKGPWTPEEDQKLLAFIEQHGHGSWRALPAKAGLQRWGKSCRLRWINYLRPDIKRGKFSLQEEQTIIQLHALLGNRWSAIAAHLPKRTDNEIKNYWNTHLKKRLTKMGIDPVTHKPKTNPLGQPKDTANLSHMAQWESARLEAEARLVRESKLVSKPPPANHPHDHQLGLGSSKAAAPAGRPQCLDVLKAWQGVVSGMFGAACRDNNLESPTSTLNFNEHVLLSGPPAVGLFSDNLVGNSIPCFEKSGQIIEGTKDNLDNSSMPIGLHEMTYATDGSVATWFQDSFRTAENIMEGLSSDLMICDSVDNDHNSSIIINAAESSTGNVGGNFDQENKNFWNGLMNLVSASTTWSPVF from the exons ATGGGGAGGTCTCCATGTTGTGAGAAGGTGGGTTTGAAGAAAGGGCCATGGACTCCTGAAGAGGACCAGAAACTCTTGGCTTTCATTGAACAACATGGCCATGGAAGCTGGCGAGCCTTGCCTGCAAAAGCTG GGCTTCAGAGATGGGGAAAGAGCTGTAGATTGAGGTGGATAAATTACCTAAGACCTGATATCAAGAGAGGAAAGTTCAGTTTGCAGGAAGAACAAACCATAATTCAACTTCACGCTCTTCTCGGAAACAG GTGGTCGGCAATAGCAGCTCACTTGCCAAAACGAACTGATAATGAGATCAAGAACTACTGGAACACACATCTTAAGAAAAGACTGACAAAGATGGGTATTGATCCTGTGACCCATAAGCCCAAAACCAACCCTCTTGGCCAGCCTAAGGACACCGCTAATCTTAGCCACATGGCTCAGTGGGAGAGCGCTCGGCTCGAAGCTGAAGCAAGACTTGTCAGAGAATCAAAACTAGTTTCTAAACCTCCTCCTGCTAATCATCCTCACGATCATCAGCTTGGCCTTGGCTCCAGCAAAGCCGCCGCTCCGGCGGGTAGACCCCAGTGCCTTGACGTGCTGAAAGCTTGGCAAGGGGTAGTTTCCGGGATGTTTGGGGCAGCCTGCAGGGACAATAATCTTGAGTCTCCAACATCAACTTTGAACTTCAACGAACATGTATTACTAAGTGGACCACCAGCCGTTGGATTATTTAGTGACAACTTAGTGGGAAATTCAATTCCATGCTTTGAGAAATCGGGCCAAATAATTGAAGGAACGAAGGACAATTTGGACAATTCATCAATGCCGATAGGGTTGCATGAAATGACTTACGCTACGGATGGTTCTGTTGCCACATGGTTTCAAGATTCGTTTAGGACAGCTGAGAATATTATGGAGGGCTTATCATCGGATCTGATGATTTGTGATTCTGTTGATAACGATCACAATTCgtcaataattattaatgcaGCAGAGAGCTCTACTGGAAATGTTGGCGGCAACTTTGATCAAGAgaacaagaatttttggaaCGGTCTGATGAATCTGGTTAGCGCTTCAACGACTTGGTCGCCAGTGTTTTAG